The candidate division TA06 bacterium sequence TCGCGTCGGTATACACCGCAATATTCCCGGCTCCGCATTCTATCGGCTCCACCGCAGCCCGGCTCAGAATCTGCCCTTTGCTAACTAACCCAAAGCATCGGCCTTCTTTGATGTATTTTATATTTTGTTCCCAAAAATGGTCTTGGTATTTTTTGCCTCTTTGGAATAACGGTCTCTTGCTTAATATCGTCTTTTTATCAGCCAAACCCAACGCCCGAACGGTCTGATCGCAGTTTTTTATTTTTACAAAGTCCTTCTGATCGACAGTCATCCGAATGTAATGATCGATTTGGTAAAGTTTGAACTGGTCATAAATAAAATCATCTATTGTTTTAAACCACACGTCCGGGGCCAGCTTTTTTAGGGAAAGGGCCACGGCCATCCTGCGGACTTTTCCTAACAGATCGGTAGAGGCTGATATTACCACTTGCTGCCGGTTCAAGAAGGACAGGAGTAGCGGTTTACGCTGGGTTTCTAATTTGTCCCTTACCGAAGAATGACAAACGATCAGATTCCCTGTTTGTTTCGAATTGTAGCCCAAATACTGGGCATAATGTTCTTGGTATGATAACATGATCTACCCCAGAACAAAAATCCTGCAATACCAGTAAACAAAGGGCAGGGCGAACATCATGCTGTCGAAACGATCCAGCACGCCGCCGTGTCCCGGCAATAGATTACCGGAATCCTTCACCCCGGCGTCGCGTTTGAACAGCGATTCGAAAAGGTCACCCAAAGTGCCGAAGAACGCCACCCCCAGCCCGATTATCAGCGCCTGCCAGAGACCCAGTTCCTTTACCCAGTATAGCGATAATAGGACAGAGGCCGTCACAGTAAACAGCGCGCCGCCCAGCAGCCCTTCTATGGATTTCTGGGGGCTTATTTTGGGGGCCAACGGCCTTTTGCCCCAGATTAGACCGGTGAAATAGGCCCCGGTGTCCCCGGCCCAGACCAGGGCCATGGCCAGGGTCAATAGTTTGAATCCCGGCGCCTGCCCGTAATTACGCAGTAAAATCATGTGCCCCAGCAGGCCAGGCACATAAATTATCCCGAATATGGTGGCAGCTAATCCAGCAAGGGAGTTTTCGATCCGGGCCTTGATTGCAGTCCAGCCTAACAATAAAAGCAGCCACCCAACCGTCAATCCGGCCATTAAATCAGAGACGAGAGAAAAGGATAGCAAGAGTAATATCCCGCCCAAAAGCCCCCACCATTTCAATGGGGCATATCCCTTGACGCTTGCCAATCCGTAATATTCCAAAAGCCCCAACAGCGATATCAGCAAAACCAAAGCCCAAAGCCACCAGCCGCCCAAGTATACCGCTGCCAGCATCAGGGGAATTCCTAAAAAGGCCACTAATACCCTGGGGCCAAGTTTGGAAAAAGAATCCTTTATGTTTCGACCGGCAGGACGGAATTCCTGTTTGTTTGATTCTGTCATTTTGTGCCTTTGATCTGCGTTGCGAAAATCAGTAATAAACTAAGATGATAATATTTTAAGCCCTGCTTGTCAAGCAAATAAATTGCGGGCCGGAGTTTTCATCCGGCCCGCTTTATGATCAAAGACCCATGCCTTGATCCAAGTTTTGTAAATACTACTGAGCCTGCTCGGCCCCTGGGGCTTCCTTAGGTTCCTCTTTAAAGTATGGCTTGATCTCTTCGGCCTCCTGGGACGAAAGCAGAGCCTTCTGGGACAGGGCGATCCGGCGGTTGTTGACGTCGATCTCGAGGATCTTGAGGTCCATTTCCTCGCCGCCTTTGAAGGTCTCTTCCAGCTTGGTCTCGTCCACCTTGTCTAATTCAGAGACCGGCACGAATCCTTCAAAGCCATTGTCCATGTCCACCAACAGGCCGCGTTCCAGGGGACGGTTGACCTTGCAGTGCACTATCTGGCCCAGAGTGAAATGCTGGTTGACCGTGTTCCAGGGATCCTCCTCCAGCTGTTTTATTCCCAGGGAGATTCGGTGGTTCTCCTTGTCGATGTTGGTGACCACCACGTTGACGTCATCGCCCTTTTTGACCACATCGCCGGGATGCTTGATGCGCTTGGTCCAAGAGATGTCCGAGATGTGGATCAGGCCGTCGATGCTGTCTTCCAGTTCTACGAAGATGCCGAAATTGGTGATGTTGCGGACCTTGCCCACCGCCTTGGCTCCGATGGGATATTTGGCTTCGATGCTGGACCAGGGATCCGGCCCCAGCTGACGAAGCCCTAACGATATCTTCTGCTCGGCCTTATCTATCTTCAGCACCATCGCTTCCACTTCGTCCCCGATGGAGACTATCTTGGAGGGATGCTTCACCTGGCGGGTCCAGGACATCTCGGAGATGTGGATCAGGCCCTCCACCCCCTTCTCCAGCTCGATGAAGGCGCCGTAATCGGTGATGGATACTATCTTGCCCAGGAGCTTGGTCCCCACCGGAAATTTGGTCTCGATGCTCTCCCAGGGATGGGTGGTCAGTTGCTTTAAGCCCAGAGATACCCGGGATCTCTCGCGGTCGTATTCCAGGATCTTGACCTTTACCTTTTGCCCGATCTGAACCAGCTCCGAAGGATGGCTGATCCGGCCCCAGGACATATCGGTGATATGGAGCAGGCCGTCTAAGCCGCCCAGATCCACGAAAACGCCGAAATCGGTGATGTTTTTGGCGATGCCCTCCCGCACCTGGCCCTTGTCGATCTCGCCCAGGATGATGGCCCGCTGCTTGTCCCGGTCGGCGTCCAGCACCACCCGGCGCGAGACCACGATGTTCCGCTTCTTCTTGTTGATCTTGATGATCTTCAAGGGAATGGTCTGCCCCAGCAGGCTGTCAATGGTCTCCAGGGGACGGAGGCCGATCTGGGAGCCAGGCAAAAAGGCGTCCACGCCCAGCAGGTCTATGATCAGCCCCCCCTTGACCTTGCGCAGCACCTTGCCGTCCACGATGATCTCGCTGTCCAATGATTTTTGGACCTTGTCCCAGACCTTGATGAAATCGGCCTTCATCTTGGACAGCACTATCTGCCCGTCCTGGTCTTCCATCTGTTCCAGCAGCAGGTCCACCTTCTTCCCGATCTCGACGGCCGAGCGGTCCAGGAATTCCACCACCGGGACGACGCCCTCGGACTTGAAGCCGACATCCACGATCACCGAATCCCCGGAGATTCTAAGCACCGTACCGGTGACGATTTCGCCCTCCTCGAATTTTTTCTTATGAAAAAATTCGTCCAGCAGGCTTCGGAATTCGCCCGAACCCTCCTGCTCATCCTGCTCCAGCAGCTGATCCTGTGATAAAAGCTTCTCGCTTGGTTGTTTGGTTTTTGCCATGAGTTTGTGTTTAAAACTCCTTTCGGTATAAAATAGGCCGACCAATGCCAGCCTTATAAAACTAAAATCAGAAAACGAAAACGAAACCTTCCCGGAATCAATTTATATATCCCCGGTCCTGTCTTCTGTCTTCTGCTCTTGTTTTTTTGTTAGTCGATTCCCGATTCTGACTTCTGCCCTATGCCTTCGTTTTTTGTCCGTCAGTTCCCTGATCCGTTCCACCACTTTTTTGACCATGCTGTCGGGGGTGGATGCCCCGGCCGTTACCCCGGTCTTGGTGCAATTTTGGAACCATTTTGCAT is a genomic window containing:
- the rpsA gene encoding 30S ribosomal protein S1, coding for MAKTKQPSEKLLSQDQLLEQDEQEGSGEFRSLLDEFFHKKKFEEGEIVTGTVLRISGDSVIVDVGFKSEGVVPVVEFLDRSAVEIGKKVDLLLEQMEDQDGQIVLSKMKADFIKVWDKVQKSLDSEIIVDGKVLRKVKGGLIIDLLGVDAFLPGSQIGLRPLETIDSLLGQTIPLKIIKINKKKRNIVVSRRVVLDADRDKQRAIILGEIDKGQVREGIAKNITDFGVFVDLGGLDGLLHITDMSWGRISHPSELVQIGQKVKVKILEYDRERSRVSLGLKQLTTHPWESIETKFPVGTKLLGKIVSITDYGAFIELEKGVEGLIHISEMSWTRQVKHPSKIVSIGDEVEAMVLKIDKAEQKISLGLRQLGPDPWSSIEAKYPIGAKAVGKVRNITNFGIFVELEDSIDGLIHISDISWTKRIKHPGDVVKKGDDVNVVVTNIDKENHRISLGIKQLEEDPWNTVNQHFTLGQIVHCKVNRPLERGLLVDMDNGFEGFVPVSELDKVDETKLEETFKGGEEMDLKILEIDVNNRRIALSQKALLSSQEAEEIKPYFKEEPKEAPGAEQAQ
- a CDS encoding GNAT family N-acetyltransferase, producing the protein MLSYQEHYAQYLGYNSKQTGNLIVCHSSVRDKLETQRKPLLLSFLNRQQVVISASTDLLGKVRRMAVALSLKKLAPDVWFKTIDDFIYDQFKLYQIDHYIRMTVDQKDFVKIKNCDQTVRALGLADKKTILSKRPLFQRGKKYQDHFWEQNIKYIKEGRCFGLVSKGQILSRAAVEPIECGAGNIAVYTDAKHRKRGYGKMVVSAAVKWCFEHDILPIYYVKSDNVASIALARSLG
- a CDS encoding phosphatidate cytidylyltransferase, with the protein product MTESNKQEFRPAGRNIKDSFSKLGPRVLVAFLGIPLMLAAVYLGGWWLWALVLLISLLGLLEYYGLASVKGYAPLKWWGLLGGILLLLSFSLVSDLMAGLTVGWLLLLLGWTAIKARIENSLAGLAATIFGIIYVPGLLGHMILLRNYGQAPGFKLLTLAMALVWAGDTGAYFTGLIWGKRPLAPKISPQKSIEGLLGGALFTVTASVLLSLYWVKELGLWQALIIGLGVAFFGTLGDLFESLFKRDAGVKDSGNLLPGHGGVLDRFDSMMFALPFVYWYCRIFVLG